Genomic DNA from Peribacillus simplex NBRC 15720 = DSM 1321:
TCCGCCTTAATGGAAACGGGATTTTCCTCGTTTCCGGCCTAACTGCTTGGACGCGCATATCCAACAGCGCGCTTACCCTATCCTTCTGCGTCCCCCCATCGTTCAAACGATGTATAGGTGGTACAGGAATATCAACCTGTTGTCCATCGCCTACGCCTTTCGGCCTCGGCTTAGGTCCCGACTAACCCTGAGCGGACGAGCCTTCCTCAGGAAACCTTAGGCATTCGGTGGAAGGGATTCTCACCCTTCTTTCGCTACTCATACCGGCATTCTCACTTCTAAGCGCTCCACCAGTCCTTCCGGTCTGACTTCAACGCCCTTAGAACGCTCTCCTACCATCGACACCATACGGTGTCAATCCACAGCTTCGGTGATACGTTTAGCCCCGGTACATTTTCGGCGCGGAGTCACTCGACCAGTGAGCTATTACGCACTCTTTAAATGGTGGCTGCTTCTGAGCCAACATCCTGGTTGTCTAAGCAACTCCACATCCTTTTCCACTTAACGTATACTTTGGGACCTTAGCTGGTGGTCTGGGCTGTTTCCCTTTCGACTACGGATCTTATCACTCGCAGTCTGACTCCCAAGAATAAGTATTTGGCATTCGGAGTTTGACTGAATTCGGTAACCCGTTGGGGGCCCCTAGTCCAATCAGTGCTCTACCTCCAATACTCTCATCTTGAGGCTAGCCCTAAAGCTATTTCGGAGAGAACCAGCTATCTCCAGGTTCGATTGGAATTTCTCCGCTACCCACACCTCATCCCCGCACTTTTCAACGTGCGTGGGTTCGGGCCTCCATTCAGTGTTACCTGAACTTCACCCTGGACATGGGTAGATCACCTGGTTTCGGGTCTACGACCTCATACTCATTCGCCCTATTCAGACTCGCTTTCGCTGCGGCTCCGTCTTATCAACTTAACCTCGCATGAAATCGTAACTCGCCGGTTCATTCTACAAAAGGCACGCCATTACCCATTAACGGGCTTTGACTACTTGTAGGCACACGGTTTCAGGATCTATTTCACTCCCCTTCCGGGGTGCTTTTCACCTTTCCCTCACGGTACTGGTTCACTATCGGTCACTAGGGAGTATTTAGCCTTGGGAGATGGTCCTCCCTGCTTCCGACGGGATTTCTCGTGTCCCGCCGTACTCAGGATCCACTCAGGAGGGAACGAAGTTTCAACTACAGGGTTTTTACCTTCTTTGACGGACCTTTCCAGATCACTTCATTTACCCCGTTCCTTTGTAACTCCATGTTGAGTGTCCTACAACCCCAAGAGGCAAGCCTCTTGGTTTGGGCTAATTCCGTTTCGCTCGCCGCTACTCAGGAAATCGCATTTGCTTTCTCTTCCTCCGGGTACTTAGATGTTTCAGTTCCCCGGGTCTGCCTTCAGTACCCTATGTATTCAGGTAAAGATACTGTTCCATTACGAACAGTGGGTTTCCCCATTCGGAAATCTCCGGATCAAAGCTTACTTACAGCTCCCCGAAGCATATCGGTGTTAGTCCCGTCCTTCATCGGCTCCTAGTGCCAAGGCATCCACCGTGCGCCCTTTCTAACTTAACCGTTAAAAAAGATCTTACAGATGCTTTGAAAAAAATTAATTGCCTTCTATCTATTATCTAGTTTTCAAGGAACAAAGCAGAAAGAATCCATCACATCGTGATGTTTGTCTTTCCTATCTGAATGAATTACTCATTCAAAACTGAACAAAACAAAAGCGCTCTCGTAATTATCCTTAGAAAGGAGGTGATCCAGCCGCACCTTCCGATACGGCTACCTTGTTACGACTTCACCCCAATCATCTGTCCCACCTTAGGCGGCTGGCTCCATAAAGGTTACCTCACCGACTTCGGGTGTTACAAACTCTCGTGGTGTGACGGGCGGTGTGTACAAGGCCCGGGAACGTATTCACCGCGGCATGCTGATCCGCGATTACTAGCGATTCCGGCTTCATGTAGGCGAGTTGCAGCCTACAATCCGAACTGAGAATGGCTTTATGGGATTCGCTTACCTTCGCAGGTTTGCAGCCCTTTGTACCATCCATTGTAGCACGTGTGTAGCCCAGGTCATAAGGGGCATGATGATTTGACGTCATCCCCACCTTCCTCCGGTTTGTCACCGGCAGTCACCTTAGAGTGCCCAACTGAATGCTGGCAACTAAGATCAAGGGTTGCGCTCGTTGCGGGACTTAACCCAACATCTCACGACACGAGCTGACGACAACCATGCACCACCTGTCACTCTGCCCCCCGAAGGGGAAAGCCCTATCTCTAGGGTTGTCAGAGGATGTCAAGACCTGGTAAGGTTCTTCGCGTTGCTTCGAATTAAACCACATGCTCCACCGCTTGTGCGGGCCCCCGTCAATTCCTTTGAGTTTCAGCCTTGCGGCCGTACTCCCCAGGCGGAGTGCTTAATGCGTTAGCTGCAGCACTAAAGGGCGGAAACCCTCTAACACTTAGCACTCATCGTTTACGGCGTGGACTACCAGGGTATCTAATCCTGTTTGCTCCCCACGCTTTCGCGCCTCAGTGTCAGTTACAGACCAGAAAGTCGCCTTCGCCACTGGTGTTCCTCCAAATCTCTACGCATTTCACCGCTACACTTGGAATTCCACTTTCCTCTTCTGCACTCAAGTTCCCCAGTTTCCAATGACCCTCCACGGTTGAGCCGTGGGCTTTCACATCAGACTTAAGGAACCACCTGCGCGCGCTTTACGCCCAATAATTCCGGACAACGCTTGCCACCTACGTATTACCGCGGCTGCTGGCACGTAGTTAGCCGTGGCTTTCTGGTTAGGTACCGTCAAGGTACCAGCAGTTACTCTGGTACTTGTTCTTCCCTAACAACAGAACTTTACGACCCGAAGGCCTTCTTCGTTCACGCGGCGTTGCTCCGTCAGACTTTCGTCCATTGCGGAAGATTCCCTACTGCTGCCTCCCGTAGGAGTCTGGGCCGTGTCTCAGTCCCAGTGTGGCCGATCACCCTCTCAGGTCGGCTACGCATCGTCGCCTTGGTGAGCCATTACCTCACCAACTAGCTAATGCGCCGCGGGCCCATCTATAAGTGACAGCGTAAACCGTCTTTCCATCTTCTCTCATGCGAGAAAAGAACGTATCCGGTATTAGCTCCGGTTTCCCGAAGTTATCCCAGTCTTATAGGCAGGTTGCCCACGTGTTACTCACCCGTCCGCCGCTAATCTCAGGGAGCAAGCTCCCATCGATTCGCTCGACTTGCATGTATTAGGCACGCCGCCAGCGTTCGTCCTGAGCCAGGATCAAACTCTCCGAAGAAATGTTTGACTTGCTCATTTGCTTTTTTAATAGTGTGTGCTCACTTAAAATTTAACGTTGGCGCTTTGTTTTGTTCAGTTTTCAAAGAGCAATTTTCACAATCGTTCTTTCGAACGGCTTGTTTATTCATCATAACATCTTATTGATTAGTTGTCAACTTCTGCGAAGTTTTTAACTTATTTTAAACCGCTGTATTTTCCAGCGACCATTTCATCTTATCATTTTCATAGTAAGAAGTCAATAGTTATTATTTCTTTTCAGCAATCTGCCAAAAGTGATGAAGTTTTTCGTTTGTCTTAGTTGGTGCTTATTTATATTAATCCTTTCCTAACATAAAGTCAACACATTTCACAATAAATAATTCTTTTTCTCAAAGTTAGATCAAGAATGGTTTCAAGGTCCGTTTTGCTAAAGGAAAATACACACATTAGTTGGTCAGATTTGAAGGTATCCCGACAAAGCCTAAAAGGTTTTTATCTTTTTCGCTGTTTTCGTAAAGTTTGTTGTTTTCGAAAAAGGGGTATTATGGGATATTAAAATAAAGTAGTAAGTAATCTTTTTTAAGGAGTGATTAAATGGCATATGTTTATACTTTATTTGTTATTTCTGTAATAGGCTTTGTTTGTTATCGGCTGATTAAAAAGAAATCAACGCCTTCAAATAGATACACACCTTATGATGACATCACAATGGGAATTAAAGGTGACGATATACAAAAAGATAATCCAATACAGGATACCAAGCATCACATTCAATATGAAGAGAAATCAAATAACGACAAGACCGTTTAATGCAGTCTTTTATTATGTGGTCAAGAAAGCAACACTGTACAGCCATCTTTTTTCATGACCTTATGAACACAAAAAAGACCAGCCGGATGGCTGATCTTTGAAATGGCTTGGCGGCGTCCTACTCTCACAGGGGGAAACCCCCAACTACCATCGGCGCTGAAGAGCTTAACTGCCGTGTTCGGAATGGGAACGGGTGTGACCTCTTCGCTATCGCCACCAAACATGAAAGGAACGTTGTTCCTTCAAAACTAGATAATAAGAAGGTATTTCATTTTTTTAAAGCGTTGGTTAAGTCCTCGATCTATTAGTATCAGTCAGCTCCACATGTCGCCACGCTTCCACCTCTGACCTATCAACCTGATCATCTTTCAGGGATCTTACTAGCTTGCGCCATGGGAAATCTCATCTTGAGGGGGGCTTCATGCTTAGATGCTTTCAGCACTTATCCCGTCCGCACGTAGCTACCCAGCTATGCCTTTGGCAAGACAACTGGTACACCAGCGGTGCGTCCATCCCGGTCCTCTCGTACTAAGGACAGCTCCTCTCAAATTTCCTGCGCCCGCGACGGATAGGGACCGAACTGTCTCACGACGTTCTGAACCCAGCTCGCGTACCGCTTTAATGGGCGAACAGCCCAACCCTTGGGACCGACTACAGCCCCAGGATGCGATGAGCCGACATCGAGGTGCCAAACCTCCCCGTCGATGTGGACTCTTGGGGGAGATAAGCCTGTTATCCCCGGGGTAGCTTTTATCCGTTGAGCGATGGCCCTTCCATGCGGAACCACCGGATCACTAAGCCCGACTTTCGTCCCTGCTCGACTTGTAGGTCTCGCAGTCAAGCTCCCTTGTGCCTTTACACTCTACGAATGATTTCCAACCATTCTGAGGGAACCTTTGGGCGCCTCCGTTACTCTTTAGGAGGCGACCGCCCCAGTCAAACTGCCCACCTGACACTGTCTCCCACCCCGATAAGGGGCGCGGGTTAGAATTTCAATACAGCCAGGGTAGTATCCCACCAACGCCTCCACCGAAGCTAGCGCTCCGGCTTCTCAGGCTCCTACCTATCCTGTACAAGCTGTACCAAAATTCAATATCAGGCTGCAGTAAAGCTCCACGGGGTCTTTCCGTCCTGTCGCGGGTAACCTGCATCTTCACAGGTACTATAATTTCACCGAGTCTCTCGTTGAGACAGTGCCCAGATCGTTACACCTTTCGTGCGGGTCGGAACTTACCCGACAAGGAATTTCGCTACCTTAGGACCGTTATAGTTACGGCCGCCGTTTACTGGGGCTTCGGTTCAAAGCTTCGCTTGCGCTAACCTCTCCCCTTAACCTTCCAGCACCGGGCAGGTGTCAGCCCCTATACTTCGCCTTGCGGCTTCGCAGAGACCTGTGTTTTTGCTAAACAGTCGCCTGGGCCTATTCACTGCGGCTTTTCTGGGCTATTCACCCTAAAAAGCACCCCTTCTCCCGAAGTTACGGGGTCATTTTGCCGAGTTCCTTAACGAGAGTTCTCTCGCACA
This window encodes:
- a CDS encoding DUF3951 domain-containing protein; the encoded protein is MAYVYTLFVISVIGFVCYRLIKKKSTPSNRYTPYDDITMGIKGDDIQKDNPIQDTKHHIQYEEKSNNDKTV